One genomic window of Cellulophaga sp. Hel_I_12 includes the following:
- the cobA gene encoding uroporphyrinogen-III C-methyltransferase codes for MDKNILDYLSKSSPLFRELKSNNFTFEGEPGSITVVGAGPGDPELITLKAIKSLQRADVILYDALVNPELLKYASQAELIFVGKRKDCYAYQQEQINELIVSLGKTKHVVRLKGGDPFVFGRGAEEMEYAAAHGLQFAMIPGISSSVAVPASQNIPVTKRGAAESFWVLTGTTKEHQLSTDVALAAKSNATVVILMGMSKLSAILEVFKKEGKSETPIAIIQNGTRKDEKIGVGTISNIQKEVDKQHLTNPAIIIIGEVVKHRATLASAIENYKQEVAIAV; via the coding sequence ATGGACAAAAACATTTTAGATTATTTGAGTAAAAGTTCTCCCCTTTTTAGAGAGTTAAAAAGTAATAACTTCACCTTTGAAGGCGAGCCAGGCAGCATAACAGTGGTTGGCGCGGGTCCAGGCGATCCTGAACTTATCACCTTGAAGGCTATAAAGTCCTTACAAAGGGCTGATGTGATTTTGTATGATGCTTTGGTAAATCCAGAGCTGTTAAAATATGCATCTCAGGCAGAATTAATTTTTGTAGGAAAACGCAAGGACTGCTATGCGTATCAACAAGAACAAATCAACGAACTTATCGTAAGCTTAGGAAAAACAAAACATGTGGTGCGTTTAAAAGGCGGTGATCCTTTTGTTTTTGGTCGCGGAGCCGAAGAAATGGAATACGCCGCAGCACATGGTTTACAATTTGCAATGATTCCAGGAATTTCATCTTCGGTTGCCGTGCCAGCCAGCCAAAATATTCCAGTCACAAAAAGAGGCGCAGCGGAAAGTTTTTGGGTGCTAACGGGTACCACCAAAGAACATCAACTATCAACGGATGTAGCCTTGGCAGCAAAATCAAACGCTACGGTGGTCATTCTAATGGGGATGTCAAAATTATCGGCTATTCTTGAGGTATTTAAAAAGGAGGGTAAATCAGAAACTCCGATAGCGATTATACAAAATGGAACAAGAAAAGATGAAAAAATAGGGGTCGGCACCATTTCAAACATTCAAAAAGAAGTAGACAAACAGCATCTTACCAATCCGGCCATCATTATCATTGGAGAAGTAGTAAAACATAGGGCAACATTAGCCAGTGCGATTGAGAATTATAAACAGGAAGTAGCCATTGCCGTTTAG
- a CDS encoding NAD(P)/FAD-dependent oxidoreductase yields the protein MIKTDILIIGAGPTGLFTVFEAGLLKLKCHLIDALPQPGGQCSEIYPKKPIYDIPAFPEILAGTLVDNLMEQIRPFEAGFTLGERAETLDKLEDGSFVVSTNKGTKHNAPVVVIAGGLGSFEPRKPLIPNIQDFEDKGVNYFIKDPEVYRHKKVVIAGGGDSALDWAIFLADVADEVSLVHRRNEFRGALDSVEKASELAKLGKIRLFTEAEVVGISGRTELESVIIKHRDVQKGESILEVDHFIPLFGLSPKLGPIGDWGFEIEKNAIKVNNAKDYQTNIPGVFAIGDVNTYEGKLKLILSGFHEAAVMCQFAYQIINPGKRYVMKYTTVGGVEGFDGSIKEAKKEVVQSILV from the coding sequence ATGATAAAAACAGATATACTCATCATCGGAGCAGGACCAACGGGCTTATTCACCGTTTTTGAAGCAGGCTTGTTAAAGTTAAAATGTCATTTAATTGATGCGCTTCCACAACCAGGAGGGCAATGTTCAGAAATATATCCCAAAAAGCCTATTTATGATATTCCAGCTTTTCCAGAAATTTTAGCTGGTACTTTGGTGGATAATTTAATGGAACAAATTAGGCCGTTTGAGGCAGGTTTTACCTTAGGAGAACGCGCCGAGACTTTAGATAAATTAGAAGATGGTTCCTTTGTGGTAAGCACCAATAAAGGCACCAAACACAATGCACCGGTAGTAGTTATTGCAGGGGGCTTAGGTTCTTTTGAACCGAGAAAACCACTCATTCCGAATATTCAAGATTTTGAAGATAAAGGCGTCAACTATTTTATTAAAGATCCCGAAGTATACCGCCATAAAAAAGTAGTGATTGCAGGTGGCGGTGATTCCGCTTTAGATTGGGCTATTTTTTTAGCTGATGTGGCTGATGAAGTTTCCTTAGTACATCGAAGAAACGAGTTTAGGGGAGCTTTAGATTCGGTTGAGAAAGCATCAGAATTAGCCAAATTAGGAAAAATTAGATTGTTTACAGAAGCGGAGGTGGTAGGTATTTCGGGTAGAACAGAATTAGAATCGGTGATCATTAAACACAGGGATGTTCAAAAAGGAGAATCTATTTTAGAAGTGGATCATTTTATTCCATTATTTGGGCTCTCGCCAAAATTAGGACCTATAGGCGATTGGGGCTTTGAGATAGAAAAAAATGCTATCAAAGTCAACAATGCTAAAGACTACCAAACCAATATTCCAGGAGTCTTTGCCATAGGTGACGTCAATACCTACGAGGGAAAACTAAAATTAATACTTTCCGGTTTCCACGAAGCTGCGGTCATGTGCCAGTTTGCGTATCAAATTATCAATCCCGGCAAACGCTATGTGATGAAATATACGACTGTAGGTGGGGTAGAAGGGTTTGATGGCAGTATAAAAGAGGCTAAAAAAGAGGTGGTTCAAAGTATATTGGTTTAG
- a CDS encoding homocysteine S-methyltransferase family protein translates to MQHIKEVLKQRILILDGAMGTMLQRHKFTEVDFRGERFKDWEHPLQGNNDLLSITQPEAIADVHRQYFAAGADIVETNTFSGTTIAMADYFLEDFVYELNYESAKIARKVADEFTAKEPNKPRFVAGSIGPTNKTASMSPDVNDPGFRAVSFDELRIAYKQQVEALLDGGVDLLLVETIFDTLNAKAALFAIEEVKEERNIDIPIMVSGTITDASGRTLSGQTAEAFLISISHIPVLSVGFNCALGASQLVPHLEVLSAKTNYAVSAHPNAGLPNAFGEYDESPEKMAAQIKEYAEKGLVNIVGGCCGTTPEHIKAIAQVIEKFKPRVVAS, encoded by the coding sequence ATGCAACACATAAAAGAGGTTTTAAAACAGCGAATCTTAATTCTTGACGGGGCTATGGGTACCATGCTTCAACGTCATAAATTTACTGAAGTAGATTTTAGAGGAGAGCGTTTTAAAGATTGGGAACATCCTTTACAAGGAAATAATGACCTTTTATCTATCACGCAACCAGAAGCAATTGCTGATGTGCACCGCCAATATTTTGCGGCGGGAGCCGATATTGTTGAAACAAATACTTTTTCAGGAACTACGATCGCTATGGCCGATTATTTTTTGGAAGATTTTGTCTACGAACTAAATTACGAATCCGCTAAAATAGCCCGAAAAGTGGCTGATGAATTTACGGCAAAGGAACCAAATAAACCGCGTTTTGTAGCCGGTAGTATAGGACCAACAAACAAAACAGCGAGTATGTCGCCTGATGTCAATGACCCTGGATTCAGAGCGGTGTCATTTGATGAATTGAGAATAGCTTACAAACAGCAGGTTGAGGCTTTGTTAGATGGAGGCGTGGATTTACTTTTAGTTGAAACTATTTTCGATACGCTCAATGCGAAAGCCGCTTTATTTGCTATTGAAGAGGTGAAAGAAGAACGAAATATTGATATTCCGATCATGGTAAGTGGTACCATTACCGATGCTTCGGGTAGAACATTATCAGGGCAAACAGCCGAGGCTTTTTTAATATCTATTTCTCATATTCCAGTCTTGTCTGTCGGATTTAATTGTGCTTTAGGAGCCAGTCAGTTGGTGCCACATTTAGAAGTTTTATCGGCTAAAACAAACTATGCGGTTTCAGCCCATCCAAATGCAGGTTTGCCTAATGCTTTTGGGGAATATGATGAGTCACCAGAAAAAATGGCAGCGCAAATAAAAGAATACGCAGAAAAAGGATTAGTAAATATCGTTGGTGGATGTTGTGGAACTACTCCTGAGCATATTAAGGCGATTGCACAGGTGATTGAAAAGTTTAAACCGCGAGTCGTTGCTAGTTAA
- the metH gene encoding methionine synthase: MTQINSQIPRTENREPTTKYLKLSGLEPLVVTPETNFVNVGERTNVAGSKKFLRLIKEEKFEEALSVAREQVEGGAQIIDINMDDGLIDGKEAMVKFLNLVIAEPDISRVPIMIDSSKWEIIEAGLQVVQGKCVVNSISLKEGEKEFKYHAKLIKRYGAAVIVMAFDETGQADNFDRRIEIAKRSYDILVNEVHFAPEDIIFDLNIFPVATGMEEHKLNALDFIKATKWVRENLPHCSVSGGVSNVSFSFRGNDPVREAMHSVFLYHAIQAGMKIGIVNPSLLGVYDDIPKDLLERVEDVILNRRDDATERLLDFAESVVGEAKTSKIDMSWREEPLQNRITRALVKGIDQYIIDDVEEARRNAHKPIEVIEGNLMTGMNVVGDLFGSGKMFLPQVVKSARVMKKAVAYLLPYIEEEKLLHPTEGDEKGIGKILMATVKGDVHDIGKNIVSVVLACNNYEIVDLGVMVPPEKIIKAAIEHQVDIIGLSGLITPSLDEMVFLAKEMERQNFKVPLLIGGATTSKAHTAVKIDTQYSNTVVHVNDASRAVTVVGDLLKKESSNEYKKNIKLDYESFRDKFLNRTKAKEYKTIAEARENKFQINWEETKISTPNQLGIHVFEAIDLEKLVPYIDWSPFFRGWELHGKYPDILTDDVVGEQAVELFADAQKMLKKIFSEKRLTAKAIFGLFPANALGDDDIALESKGEEYVFRTLRQQLKRRDGVPDYALADFIAPKSSGKQDYIGCFCVSTGFGADEMADAYKDNLDDYNSILIKALADRLAEAYAEYLHKKVRTKYWGYAAEEDLNTEELIDEKYKGIRPAPGYPACPDHLEKLTIWELLDVENKIGVKLTESLAMWPASSVSGYYFANPEARYFGLGKIKEDQVADFATRKGIPLAEATRWLATNIAEAP, translated from the coding sequence ATGACTCAAATCAATTCACAGATACCGAGAACCGAGAACCGAGAACCGACAACTAAATATTTAAAGTTAAGCGGTCTAGAACCTCTCGTAGTCACTCCAGAAACAAACTTCGTTAATGTTGGCGAAAGAACAAATGTTGCGGGCTCTAAGAAATTTTTGAGATTAATTAAAGAAGAAAAGTTTGAAGAAGCTTTAAGTGTTGCCCGCGAACAAGTAGAAGGTGGTGCTCAGATTATTGATATCAATATGGATGACGGACTGATCGATGGCAAAGAAGCCATGGTGAAGTTTCTAAATTTGGTAATTGCCGAACCAGATATCTCTAGAGTTCCAATTATGATTGATAGCTCCAAATGGGAAATTATCGAAGCAGGTTTACAAGTGGTTCAAGGTAAATGTGTGGTGAATTCCATCAGTCTTAAAGAAGGAGAAAAAGAATTTAAGTACCATGCGAAATTAATAAAACGATATGGTGCAGCGGTTATTGTCATGGCTTTTGACGAAACAGGGCAAGCTGATAATTTTGACCGTAGAATTGAAATTGCCAAGCGTTCATACGATATCTTGGTCAATGAAGTACATTTTGCTCCAGAAGACATTATTTTTGATTTAAATATTTTTCCTGTCGCAACAGGCATGGAAGAACATAAATTAAATGCTTTAGATTTTATTAAGGCGACGAAATGGGTTCGCGAAAATTTACCCCATTGTAGCGTCAGTGGCGGTGTAAGTAATGTATCCTTTAGTTTTAGAGGGAATGACCCTGTTCGGGAAGCCATGCATTCGGTTTTTCTATACCATGCTATTCAAGCCGGAATGAAAATAGGTATTGTAAACCCTAGTTTATTGGGTGTTTATGATGATATTCCTAAAGATTTATTAGAGCGCGTTGAAGATGTAATTCTGAACAGAAGAGACGATGCCACAGAGCGTTTGCTCGATTTTGCAGAATCTGTTGTAGGCGAAGCAAAAACTAGTAAAATAGACATGTCTTGGCGTGAAGAGCCTTTGCAGAATCGAATTACAAGAGCATTGGTCAAAGGTATCGACCAATATATTATTGATGATGTAGAAGAAGCTAGGAGGAATGCCCATAAACCCATTGAAGTTATCGAAGGTAATTTAATGACGGGTATGAATGTGGTTGGTGATTTATTCGGAAGTGGCAAAATGTTTTTACCCCAAGTGGTAAAATCAGCCCGAGTAATGAAAAAAGCGGTGGCGTATCTTTTACCATATATTGAAGAAGAAAAATTACTTCATCCCACCGAAGGTGATGAAAAGGGAATAGGTAAGATTTTAATGGCAACAGTGAAAGGTGATGTTCACGATATTGGTAAAAATATTGTGAGCGTTGTTTTGGCTTGTAATAACTATGAAATAGTAGATTTAGGAGTGATGGTGCCTCCCGAAAAAATTATTAAAGCTGCCATTGAACATCAGGTAGATATTATTGGTTTAAGCGGATTGATAACGCCCTCTTTAGATGAAATGGTGTTTTTGGCAAAAGAAATGGAACGGCAGAATTTTAAAGTTCCCTTATTAATTGGCGGTGCAACAACCAGTAAAGCACATACAGCTGTAAAAATTGATACACAATATAGCAACACAGTTGTGCACGTAAATGATGCCTCTAGGGCAGTTACGGTGGTGGGTGATTTATTGAAAAAAGAGTCATCAAATGAGTATAAGAAAAACATTAAACTAGATTATGAATCGTTCCGAGATAAATTTTTAAATAGAACAAAAGCAAAAGAGTATAAAACCATTGCTGAAGCTCGTGAAAATAAGTTTCAAATTAATTGGGAAGAAACTAAAATTTCGACACCAAATCAATTGGGAATCCATGTTTTTGAGGCTATTGATTTAGAAAAGTTAGTGCCCTACATCGATTGGTCTCCCTTTTTTAGAGGATGGGAATTGCATGGTAAATATCCAGATATTTTAACGGATGATGTAGTAGGTGAACAAGCTGTAGAACTTTTTGCAGATGCGCAAAAAATGCTTAAAAAGATTTTTTCGGAAAAAAGATTAACAGCGAAAGCCATTTTTGGATTATTCCCGGCAAATGCCCTAGGTGACGATGATATTGCCTTGGAAAGTAAAGGTGAAGAGTATGTTTTCAGAACGCTCCGCCAACAATTAAAGCGTCGCGACGGTGTTCCAGACTATGCTCTGGCAGATTTTATAGCTCCTAAAAGCTCAGGAAAACAAGATTATATAGGTTGTTTTTGTGTAAGCACAGGATTTGGAGCCGATGAAATGGCAGATGCGTATAAGGATAATTTAGACGATTACAATTCTATTTTAATCAAGGCACTTGCAGATCGTTTGGCAGAAGCTTACGCTGAATATTTGCATAAAAAAGTACGAACAAAATATTGGGGATACGCTGCTGAGGAAGATTTGAATACTGAAGAATTGATTGACGAAAAGTACAAAGGAATTCGCCCAGCACCTGGTTATCCTGCTTGTCCAGATCATTTAGAAAAGTTGACGATTTGGGAATTGTTAGATGTTGAAAATAAAATAGGGGTAAAGCTAACCGAAAGTTTAGCCATGTGGCCGGCATCATCGGTTTCTGGGTATTATTTCGCGAATCCAGAAGCACGCTATTTCGGATTAGGAAAAATCAAAGAAGACCAAGTGGCCGATTTCGCAACGAGAAAGGGAATACCCTTAGCGGAAGCAACTAGGTGGTTGGCGACAAATATTGCGGAAGCCCCCTAA
- the metF gene encoding methylenetetrahydrofolate reductase [NAD(P)H], translated as MKVTDHIKNANGNTLFSFEIIPPVKGNSIQDLYDNIDPLMEFKPPFIDVTTSREEYIYVDKAGLYDKKITRMRPGTVGICASIKHKFNVDTIPHVICGGFTKAETEYMLIDCHYLGIDNVMALRGDAMKEEKYFIPTEDGNCYANELVTQIQNLNKGKYLHDDVQGDDGPDFCIGVAGYPEKHMEAPSLKSDLKRLKEKVDAGADYVVTQMFFDNQKFFEFVAAAKAIGINVPIIPGIKPIAVKRHLQLLPQIFSLDVPQDLVEAVENCKDNAAVREVGIEWAIQQSKELKAAGVPVLHYYSMGKSNNIKAIAKQVF; from the coding sequence ATGAAAGTAACAGACCACATCAAAAACGCCAACGGAAATACACTTTTTTCGTTCGAAATTATACCGCCTGTAAAAGGTAATAGTATTCAAGATCTGTATGATAATATAGATCCTTTAATGGAATTTAAACCTCCTTTTATTGATGTAACCACGTCAAGAGAAGAATATATTTATGTAGACAAAGCAGGCCTATACGATAAAAAAATAACCCGGATGCGTCCTGGTACCGTAGGTATTTGTGCCTCTATTAAACATAAATTTAATGTAGATACCATTCCACATGTAATTTGTGGTGGCTTTACAAAAGCGGAAACAGAGTACATGTTAATCGACTGTCATTATTTAGGCATTGATAATGTTATGGCTTTGCGTGGCGATGCCATGAAAGAAGAAAAATATTTTATTCCGACCGAAGACGGGAATTGCTATGCCAATGAATTAGTGACTCAAATTCAAAATTTAAATAAAGGTAAATATTTACATGATGATGTTCAAGGAGATGATGGTCCTGATTTTTGTATCGGGGTTGCAGGCTATCCAGAAAAACACATGGAAGCACCATCTTTGAAATCTGATTTAAAACGATTAAAAGAAAAGGTTGATGCTGGAGCAGATTATGTAGTCACTCAAATGTTCTTTGATAATCAAAAGTTTTTTGAATTTGTAGCAGCTGCAAAAGCTATCGGAATTAATGTGCCTATTATTCCTGGGATTAAACCCATTGCGGTGAAGCGGCATCTACAATTACTACCTCAAATTTTTAGTTTAGACGTTCCCCAAGATTTGGTAGAAGCCGTAGAAAATTGTAAAGATAATGCAGCTGTGCGTGAGGTGGGTATCGAGTGGGCCATTCAACAGTCGAAAGAGTTAAAGGCCGCAGGAGTTCCAGTGCTACATTATTATTCTATGGGAAAATCAAACAATATTAAAGCCATTGCAAAGCAAGTTTTTTAA
- a CDS encoding acyloxyacyl hydrolase, whose product MQEQKRFTVDVNQFYGTIMRHNPDVTHLINSHPGGVILGLSRKTYGFEDWEQRFNYPDVGYSFIYQEFNSDVLGRNFGLYAHYNFYFLNRLLQFRLGQGIAYNTNPYDKVANFRNNAFGTNLLSSTYLMFNFHKENIVKGVGFKAGVSIIHYSNANVKAPNTSTNTYAFNAGLTYDLDGGKEPDYIKIEQEKITEPIRFNLAFRTGINESDVINSGQFPFYIFSGYADKRLGTLSAIQLGTDVYFSNFLKELITYQSIAFPERNVSPDADYRRVGVFVGHELFFNKTSVITQLGYYVYYPFDFEGRVYNRMGMKRYFNNKVYGVISLKSHGAKAEAVELGVGIRL is encoded by the coding sequence ATGCAAGAACAAAAACGGTTTACAGTAGATGTAAATCAGTTCTATGGTACCATTATGCGCCATAATCCAGACGTAACTCATTTAATTAATTCACATCCAGGAGGCGTAATTCTAGGATTAAGCCGAAAAACCTACGGGTTTGAAGATTGGGAACAACGCTTTAATTATCCTGATGTAGGCTATTCCTTTATTTATCAAGAATTTAATAGTGACGTTTTGGGGCGTAATTTTGGTCTCTATGCACATTATAATTTTTACTTTCTAAATCGACTTTTACAATTTAGACTTGGTCAGGGGATTGCCTACAACACGAATCCGTATGATAAAGTAGCTAATTTCAGAAACAATGCGTTTGGGACTAACCTGTTAAGTTCTACCTATTTAATGTTTAATTTTCATAAAGAGAACATTGTAAAAGGGGTTGGTTTTAAAGCCGGAGTTTCTATAATTCACTATTCAAATGCCAATGTAAAAGCCCCAAATACGTCAACCAATACGTATGCTTTTAATGCAGGTTTAACCTACGATTTAGATGGCGGTAAAGAACCAGACTATATTAAAATTGAACAGGAAAAAATTACAGAACCTATTCGTTTTAATCTCGCTTTTAGAACGGGCATAAATGAAAGTGATGTCATTAATTCAGGTCAATTCCCATTTTACATATTCTCAGGGTATGCCGATAAGCGCTTAGGAACTTTAAGTGCTATTCAATTAGGTACAGATGTGTATTTTTCAAATTTTTTAAAGGAATTGATCACCTATCAATCTATTGCTTTTCCTGAGCGAAATGTTAGTCCGGATGCAGATTATAGGCGTGTTGGTGTTTTCGTGGGGCACGAGTTGTTTTTTAATAAAACTTCTGTAATCACCCAATTAGGATATTATGTGTATTATCCTTTCGATTTTGAAGGGAGAGTGTACAATAGAATGGGAATGAAGCGCTATTTTAATAACAAAGTATATGGTGTTATCAGTCTAAAATCACATGGAGCTAAGGCCGAAGCTGTGGAGCTTGGAGTGGGAATACGCTTATAA
- a CDS encoding head GIN domain-containing protein, whose translation MGKITVLILILTLTFFGCSSENAPDCFQNSGEIIQEEISLADFTAITVFEGVKLVVRQSNTQRVVIETGEFLRNDISAEVIANRLVIRNENGCNFVRDFGLTTVYVSSPNIAEIRSSTGFPITSDGVLNYPSLTLLSESFTVPEAETTDGEFNLEVNTVNLSIVSNGIAFFDIKGTTQNFNINFAAGDSRLHARDLVAQNISLFHRGSNDMLLNPQESLSGSIVGTGDVLSFNQPPIIQVEALYKGKLLFRD comes from the coding sequence GTGGGGAAAATTACTGTTTTAATTTTGATTCTTACCTTGACTTTCTTCGGATGTTCTAGCGAAAATGCACCTGATTGTTTTCAGAATTCTGGTGAAATAATTCAAGAAGAAATTAGCTTGGCCGACTTTACGGCAATTACTGTGTTTGAAGGTGTTAAACTAGTGGTAAGGCAGAGTAATACACAACGGGTAGTTATAGAAACAGGAGAATTTCTTAGAAATGATATTAGTGCTGAGGTTATAGCTAATAGGCTAGTGATTCGGAATGAAAATGGCTGCAATTTTGTTCGTGATTTCGGATTAACCACGGTTTATGTGTCGTCTCCAAACATTGCTGAAATCCGCAGTAGTACAGGTTTTCCTATTACAAGTGATGGTGTTTTAAATTATCCCTCCTTAACGCTACTTTCTGAGTCTTTTACGGTCCCAGAAGCAGAAACTACCGATGGGGAATTTAATCTCGAAGTAAATACAGTCAATTTAAGTATTGTATCAAACGGCATTGCTTTTTTTGACATCAAGGGAACGACCCAAAATTTTAATATCAATTTCGCTGCAGGAGATTCACGATTACACGCTAGGGACTTGGTGGCTCAAAACATCAGTTTATTTCATCGAGGATCCAATGATATGTTGCTCAATCCACAAGAATCCTTGAGTGGGTCCATTGTAGGAACAGGAGATGTGCTTAGTTTTAATCAGCCACCTATTATTCAAGTTGAAGCCTTGTACAAAGGCAAATTGCTATTTAGAGATTGA
- a CDS encoding serine hydrolase, whose protein sequence is MKKPFLTYLKDFLAFQRVVVVDRELSNLATADQLLTQLITEKKIPGLAISVRKEGKSYFQKGYGFADIKNKVLVHPQTSIFRIASVSKPIAATALAHLVADGLIDLDASFYTYVPYYPKKKWDFTIRQLANHTAGIRSYLGKEYGLNEPYSIKESIAIFKDDDLLFEPGTRYQYSSYDWVLISLAIQEITGTPFETYLQKKVLHPLGLKNTFAPNISGDDVTIAKDTKLHVTKFYTKNRLGFHEAIPVNNYFKLAGGGYLATAEDVAFFGQAFLDKKVLNDAVLNQFLRSETLNGKLLYYGLGWQVSTDKSGRDFYGHIGNGVGGYSNFFVYPEQKIVIAILINCTNPEIQNELDQVIDYLFL, encoded by the coding sequence TTGAAAAAGCCATTCCTAACATACCTGAAAGATTTTCTAGCTTTTCAACGCGTAGTTGTGGTTGATCGAGAATTAAGCAACTTAGCAACAGCAGATCAATTGTTAACACAATTAATTACTGAAAAAAAAATTCCTGGTTTAGCCATTTCTGTGCGTAAAGAAGGTAAAAGCTATTTTCAAAAAGGCTACGGTTTTGCCGATATTAAAAATAAAGTACTTGTACATCCACAAACATCAATATTTAGAATTGCCAGTGTTTCAAAACCTATTGCAGCAACGGCATTAGCACATTTGGTAGCAGATGGTTTAATTGATTTAGACGCATCATTTTATACCTATGTACCCTATTATCCAAAAAAGAAATGGGATTTTACCATACGCCAATTAGCCAATCATACGGCTGGAATTAGAAGCTATTTAGGAAAAGAATATGGTTTAAACGAGCCATATAGCATCAAAGAAAGTATTGCCATTTTTAAGGATGATGATTTGCTTTTTGAGCCGGGTACCAGGTATCAGTATTCTAGTTACGATTGGGTTTTAATTTCATTAGCCATACAAGAAATCACTGGGACCCCATTCGAAACCTATCTTCAAAAAAAGGTATTACATCCTTTAGGGTTAAAAAATACTTTTGCGCCGAATATATCAGGTGATGATGTTACTATTGCTAAGGATACTAAGCTTCATGTCACTAAATTTTACACCAAAAACAGGCTAGGTTTCCATGAAGCGATCCCCGTAAACAATTATTTTAAATTGGCTGGGGGTGGATATTTAGCCACAGCGGAAGATGTTGCATTTTTCGGACAAGCATTTTTAGATAAAAAAGTTTTAAATGATGCTGTTTTGAATCAGTTTTTAAGGTCTGAAACTCTTAATGGTAAGCTACTTTATTATGGATTAGGATGGCAAGTAAGTACAGATAAATCGGGAAGAGATTTTTACGGTCATATAGGCAATGGAGTTGGTGGCTACTCTAATTTTTTTGTTTATCCAGAGCAAAAAATTGTGATTGCAATTCTAATAAATTGTACCAACCCTGAAATACAAAACGAGCTCGATCAAGTTATTGACTATCTTTTTTTATAA
- a CDS encoding prephenate dehydratase — translation MKLKIAIQGIRGSNHHQVARDFFGEHIDLVECLSFDDLVNQTLSGRADKAVMAIENSIAGSIIPNYNLVYHNNLHIIGEHYLNIHHHLMVLKGQKIEDVKEIHSHPMALLQCKDFLKCYPEIKLVEAVDTAETAMQIQNKQWTNIAAIAPKAAAELYDLEIIASEIQTITNNATRFIILKTENKVLPKEEINKASIRFVADHKRGSLAAILNVMSDCNLNLTKIQSLPIIERPWKYAFFVDVTFDAYAHFEKSKSLLEIMTEEFRILGEYKNALA, via the coding sequence ATGAAATTAAAAATAGCCATACAGGGAATTAGGGGATCTAACCACCATCAAGTCGCTCGAGATTTTTTTGGGGAGCATATCGATTTGGTAGAATGCTTATCATTCGACGATTTGGTCAACCAAACCTTATCAGGTAGAGCAGACAAGGCCGTCATGGCTATAGAAAACTCCATAGCAGGTTCTATTATTCCTAATTATAATTTAGTATATCATAATAATTTGCACATCATTGGAGAACATTATTTGAATATTCATCATCATTTAATGGTTTTGAAAGGGCAAAAGATTGAAGATGTTAAAGAGATACATTCGCACCCCATGGCTTTACTTCAGTGTAAAGACTTTTTAAAATGCTATCCAGAAATTAAATTAGTAGAAGCTGTGGACACGGCCGAAACTGCCATGCAAATTCAAAACAAGCAATGGACAAACATCGCTGCCATTGCCCCGAAAGCAGCAGCAGAATTATACGATTTAGAAATTATAGCCTCAGAAATTCAAACCATTACAAATAATGCTACTCGATTTATAATTCTAAAAACAGAGAATAAAGTACTTCCCAAGGAAGAAATCAATAAAGCTTCGATACGTTTTGTTGCCGATCACAAGCGTGGAAGTTTGGCGGCTATTTTAAATGTGATGAGCGATTGTAATCTTAATTTAACCAAGATACAATCCTTACCCATAATAGAACGCCCTTGGAAATACGCATTTTTTGTGGACGTCACTTTTGACGCATATGCACATTTCGAAAAATCAAAATCCTTATTAGAAATCATGACAGAAGAATTCAGAATTTTAGGAGAATATAAAAATGCCTTAGCATGA